The genomic DNA gtggtacgccattggcttcattgcttcaacaaGCTTATggaaacctctgctgccacctattGTCATCACTGTAATCGTACAACATATTGCTAACATTCCTCCCAGCATGCAATGCGACACTACAGatctaaataaggtttaaaaaaaaaattatgttgttTCTTCCGTTACTGTgcaagttgtttcattaattactagttatgatatttggtTTATGTGATCAATTTAGCTTGGTTGTGAAACCACAAGTTTAAATGCTGTTTAATTTGATCACAAACCATTGTCATTATTCGTGAACTGAACTGTTACTTCCCTGGGTTTTGACAAAATAGCAGGTTGCAGCAAGAACTTTTTATATGTAGCATATTGAAATGTACTTGATATGTTAGAAAACGTTTAGGAAGTGTAACATGAGAATCTTTTATCAAGGTATTTTTTGTCTCCAACGCAATTTGGCACTCCCTCCGCTAGATGGCACCCTAGGCAACCACCTCTTTGGCTTATGCTGAGGCCCTGGATACATGTACCCTACAGTGCTGACCAAAActatggcacccctgcaattctgtcagataatggtgaatttctcccagaaaacgattgctattacaaatgctttggtagtaatatcttcatttattttgctttcaatgaaaaaaacacaaaagagaatgaaaaaataaattaaatcattatctttttatacaaaactccaaaaatgtgccggacaaaaatattggcaccctttgtaaAATCATGCGattcttctctaatttgtgtaaataacagcacctgttacttacctgtggcacataacaggtggtagccacaactaaatcacacttgcagccagttaaaatggattaaagttgactcaatctctgtgtgtaccacattgagcatggagaaaagaaagaagaccacagcACTGTCTGAgggcttgagaagcaaaattgtgaggacgcatgggcaatctcaaggctgcaattccatctccaaagacctgagtgTCTACCgtatgcagtgtcatcaataagtgtaaatccCATTGCACATTGGCTAACCTCCcaaatgtggatggaaaagaaaaattgatgagcgaTCGAAAcggaagattgtgcggatggtggataaagaacctcgactaatatCTGAAAAGTTCAaactgtcccgcagtccgagggtacaacagtgtcaacccgtactatccgtcggcgtctgaatgaaaagggactctatagtaggatacccaggaagaccctagcctggaactccagactcactgctgttccagctatagagtccgGGACCCAactccttattggcctctcgaacccgaacgaaatcatccgtgcaatcagatttgtttatttgcgtgacgtgttcttaacgagcaacgccaCTCTtttgcgtcggaagtcgtctccacaacaacacagatggcgaacgggagagctgagaatatgttACTGTcttcggtaaattcagttttaaatgacccaaaacacattgagtcgctaaaaccaacagtctgtctcgcgctagccatgttgaataaacttctccgttctccactcattaagtttttttgttttaattctctttgggtttttttttttttcatttcaagcaaaataagtgaagatattactaccaaaacatttgcaactgcaatcattttctgggagaaattgagcattatctgacagaattgcaggggtgccaatactttggccAGTAgtgtaatgaatggggaaaggttgaagtgacgtatgccgtaaagcagttgttgatgaactctgggaggcatgcaagactgctttatttgattttcctgatgacttcatcaataaattgtatgaatccttgccgaactgcatggacgcagtccttcaagcccatggaagtcatacaaaatactaaatttggatctcacagcaccactacttcattcgcttatgttatgtaacatatttttgtacttgaagtacattttttgttcaattttcactgtaggcgacaaaaattttgtcttgccaaaatttgacctttatgtctttattaaatgataaatcttttttcagtgaaacacatatatttttgtacattcaacgtgATTTGGGAGcgccttagctttcatatgagccatttctgaaaccaattgaataattacaagtcaggttattagcaattgtttctacaaaatggataagtgacaagacttcTGTCAGAGACTGTATATACGGTAATGAACTTCAATGTGTTGACAGCACAATATCACAACCTTTTCATACGAACATTCAATTCCCAACCACACTGTATAAACAGACCTGTTGAATCCAATCTGTTCAGCGTGGAGACGGCATCACTGTTGAACATCCAGAAGTGTCCGTTATTACAGGAGAGCAGGCAGGGTTTACAGGGGGCCACAACATGATACCCTACTACGTTACCACTGTGATGGGAAACAAAGCAGAAACCTGAGTCGGCACTTTCACAGTGAGCGCAACCAAAAAGTGCTAACTCCGCTATCGACTGCGAAACATGTTTGTTTTCATCCTGCGTGCAACAACAAAGGACCGGCACACAAAAGAAACCACATGATTTGTCAATTTACCACTACTCATGGTTTAAaagaaataattacagtactgcAATGGAGTGATCCTCATGAAACTAAGCTTAAATGGGATACAGTCATGAAAACATGAAACACTACTTCATCTTTTGTTCTAAAGATGCTTATTTATTATGTAGCCCAGTCCACCGTTTGTTACCAAAAATAGTattttagatgttttttttaaccgattTTAGATTGGTAAATTCATTACTGTAACGTGTctcgtgctgcaacgattaatcgattaactcgagtaattcgattagaaagaagattcgaattaaattttgctgcttcgagtatttgtttaattaaagtggtgttgtaatggtttgttttgaaagcgtttgcatttatttttactgatttgggtggatacactcccctctagtggcaacagtgaatatgacataacttatttcacatggctgaatctagctgctctctgttaagaccaacataagctaagtttttttttttttttttaaatgcagtcgTAATGTAGTTTATAGGTAAATTttgccgtttttgtgggaatgtgtgtttgaaccatttgttaagagtattgtttaaaaaaaaaaaaaaaaaaaaaaaaaaaaaaaggtagcattttatagcagacttttgctatgtaaattagccaattgttcttttgtggtaCATAGataatttatttagttttttatactatttaaggctcagctctggtgttttaattttttatgtgatGATGTGATGTTTTTACCTAAAAAAAGCAtcataaatattcagttctataaaaagaaaaactacatttttttaactataaaAAAATAGCAGATTGTTAGctataaccctaaccctataaagcatagggttagggttagcatAAAGCAAAATCTAGTGTCCAAGAATGCAGTTTTTATTACTGTTGCACTGTgttcatgttcttttcttttttttttaatgaagttatTCCCCACCATGGGTGATCATTACCATAATGTGTAATATTACATGTTttagacacacacaaaaatgagatatttttctgtaaataaaatattctggaGCTCAAattgttgattaaaaaaaaaaaaaaaaaaaaaactgtcttcaCAGCATTCTGCTATTTTATAATAGCTTAGTTGAACGTCCTTCATTACCCTaatgcagaagtcacccaatagTTAATTATTATAAGTATAGAATGCATACACACCCATCGTTGTCAGAAAACACGTACCTGCTGTCTGTTATCGAATGGAATgatttaatttgaataaaacTAAGATGTATAACGGGGGGAAATGATTTACCTACCATTTGAGACATGCAATGTCTCTCAATTTGCACTTGCAGCTTTCAGTCGAGTAGCAGCTGGCCACAAAGTCAACGGTTCTGTCAAGTAAACAAACATTGTTGACGGAGCAGGCACCCATTTGGGCAACATTTTATTGATCGTCACACTCGTTGTTGAAATGCAAAGCGGTTATTGTGAGGGACATCACGTTTTGGCAACAATTGTATTATGTAAACAAATGCTAAATGCGGTGCTAACTTGACTAGCACTTACCTATTTGGAGGTATATCAGTAGAAAACAGCTCAACCTCGGTGTCTGCAAGAAGCACTGCTTTCATGCCTCTCATGCAGAGCACGCTGTCACAAAATATGCAGTTGACCTGGGCGacacatttgtttttaaaattagCGTTGGACGTCGACATCGTTTTcctgttttggagtgacgcTCTGGCGTTTGCGTTTCACGCCGCCTGGTAATTACAATAGAAAACGCACTCTACACTGACGTCGTCTTCTCTACATTCACGTAAATGACGGGAGTggattttttctctctctgtttACAGACGACAGTGAGCGTCGTCGGTCAATCGCAAGCTAATGTTAGCTTCACAACTCGGTAAACACTGGAGAAGAAATCGGaattaatattttaacgtcACGCGAAGAAATCAGTcggctaaatgattaaaaagTCACCCAGAAACGGCGAGTAACACGATTGTTTACACGCGCAGTTCCGCGTCCGTACGGCGGTATAAACAGCTAAATGAAATAGCTGGCAGCTTTGTTTATAACTTCCTGGTATTTAAAAC from Corythoichthys intestinalis isolate RoL2023-P3 chromosome 9, ASM3026506v1, whole genome shotgun sequence includes the following:
- the fam72a gene encoding protein FAM72A isoform X1; the encoded protein is MSTSNANFKNKCVAQVNCIFCDSVLCMRGMKAVLLADTEVELFSTDIPPNRTVDFVASCYSTESCKCKLRDIACLKCGNVVGYHVVAPCKPCLLSCNNGHFWMFNSDAVSTLNRLDSTGLNLLLWGDLPELDDSEDEEPESPSEEECIR
- the fam72a gene encoding protein FAM72A isoform X2, producing MRGMKAVLLADTEVELFSTDIPPNRTVDFVASCYSTESCKCKLRDIACLKCGNVVGYHVVAPCKPCLLSCNNGHFWMFNSDAVSTLNRLDSTGLNLLLWGDLPELDDSEDEEPESPSEEECIR